A section of the Papio anubis isolate 15944 chromosome 16, Panubis1.0, whole genome shotgun sequence genome encodes:
- the LOC108580812 gene encoding LOW QUALITY PROTEIN: uncharacterized protein LOC108580812 (The sequence of the model RefSeq protein was modified relative to this genomic sequence to represent the inferred CDS: substituted 1 base at 1 genomic stop codon) produces the protein MLLEGLTLLLNLNVAGARMQLLSCRRWQGERPQMDFDSKPHSPGLLITEGLDPRLKVDPRAGKNQCELLSPGXVCSQAEARYFRGSLSILDDSLLCSAIYSTITAHWIQS, from the exons ATGCTGCTGGAGGGGCTCACGCTCCTCTTGAACCTGAATGTAGCAGGAGCGAGGATGCAATTATTAAGCTGTAGACGTTGgcagggagagaggcctcagatGGATTTCGACTCCAAACCTCATTCGCCTGGGCTGCTCATTACTGAAGGCCTGGATCCCAGGCTGAAGGTGGATCCCAGGGCTGGGAAAAATCAGTGTGAATTGCTTTCTCCAGGTTAAGTCTGCAGCCAGGCCGAGGCCCGAT ATTTCAGGGGGTCTTTGAGCATCCTGGATGATTCATTGCTTTGCTCAGCCATTTATTCAACAATCACAGCACACTGGATACAGAGTTGA